In Streptobacillus ratti, the DNA window GACTAATTAAGGAGAGGATTTAAAATATGGAAACAAAATTAATGTCATTTAGAGATACAATAATTTTAGCAATGTCAGAAGAAATGAGAAGAGACCCAGATGTTTTACTTATGGGAGAAGATGTTGGAGTATTTGGTGGAGATTTTGGTACTTCAGTAGGTATGATAGAAGAATTTGGACCAGAAAGAGTTAGAGATTGCCCTATATCTGAAGCAGCTATAGCAGGTGCAGCATCAGGTGCAGCGATGACAGGATTAAGACCTATAGTTGATGTAACTTTCATGGATTTTGTTGTTATAGCAATGGATGCTATAGTTAACCAAGCTGCTAAAACAAGATATATGTTTGGAGGAAAAGGTAAAGTACCAGTAACATTTAGATGTGCTGCTGGAAATGGAGTAGGATCAGCTGCACAACATTCACAATCACTTGAAAGTTGGTTTACACATATTCCAGGATTAAAGATAGTTGCACCAGGAACACCTAGAGATATGAAAGGATTATTAAAAGCTTCAATTAGAGATAATAACCCTGTAATAATATTAGAATATAAGTCAGAGTTTAACCAAAAAGGAGAAGTACCTTTAGATCCTGAATTTGTAATTCCTTTAGGAGTTGGTGAAATTAAAAAAGAGGGAACAGATGTAACAGTTGTTACTTATGGAAAAATGTTATCAAGAGTTATGAAAGCTGCTGAAGATTTAGAAAAAGAAGGAATTTCAGTTGAAGTAGTAGACCCAAGAACATTAGTACCTTTAGATAAAGAAATAATATTAAATTCAGTTAAGAAAACAGGAAAAGTAGTTCTTGTAAATGATGCACATAAAACAAGTGGATTTATTGGAGAAATTTCAGCTATAATTTCTGAATCAGATGCTTTTGATTACTTAGATGCACCTATTAGAAGATGTGCTGGAGAAGATGTACCTATGCCATATGCACAAAACTTAGAATTTGCAATGATACCAACAGTAGATACAATAAAAGATGCAATACGTAAAACAGTAAATAAACAGTAGAGGTGGAAAAATGGAAAAAAAATTATTTAGAGCTACACCTGCTGCAAGAAAATTAGCATCACAACTTAATTTAGATTTATCAGCAATATCTGGTAGTGGTGCTTTTGGAAGAATACATAAGGAAGATGTGGCTTCATACAAAGCAGAGGCAAGTATTAAAATATCTCCTGTAGCAAGAAGAATTGCAGAAGATAATAGTATAAACTGGCAAGAACTTAAAGGAAGTGGAATAAGAGGTAAGATAATGAAGTCAGATATTTTAGCTTTACTATCTCCTGATAAAAAAGAAAGTTATGTTGCCCCTGCTAAAGAAAAAGAATATATAAATCAAGAAAAAACAAATGTAGAACAACAATTAGATGATAAGAAAGATAAATATGGTGAAATAGAAGTAATACCTATGACTGCAATGAGAA includes these proteins:
- a CDS encoding alpha-ketoacid dehydrogenase subunit beta; this translates as METKLMSFRDTIILAMSEEMRRDPDVLLMGEDVGVFGGDFGTSVGMIEEFGPERVRDCPISEAAIAGAASGAAMTGLRPIVDVTFMDFVVIAMDAIVNQAAKTRYMFGGKGKVPVTFRCAAGNGVGSAAQHSQSLESWFTHIPGLKIVAPGTPRDMKGLLKASIRDNNPVIILEYKSEFNQKGEVPLDPEFVIPLGVGEIKKEGTDVTVVTYGKMLSRVMKAAEDLEKEGISVEVVDPRTLVPLDKEIILNSVKKTGKVVLVNDAHKTSGFIGEISAIISESDAFDYLDAPIRRCAGEDVPMPYAQNLEFAMIPTVDTIKDAIRKTVNKQ